The Bradyrhizobium sp. CCGB01 genome segment GCCGGAGCTTGCCCGCTTCGTGCCGCCCGCGCGCACGTTCGACAAGCACGTCTACTCGCCGTGGATAGGGACCGATCTCCACGCGCAACTGCGCGGCGCAGGCGTGGACACTCTCATCGTCACGGGGGGCGAGACCGATGTCTGCGTGCTCGCAACCGTCCTTGGCGCGGTGGACTGGGGTTTTCGCGTCATCCTCGCCACCGACGCGGTCTGCGGCTCCGCCGACGAGACGCACGATTCCACGATGAACATCTACCTGAACCGGTTCGGCCAGCAGGTCGAATGCGTCGCGACCGAAACTCTCCTCGCCGCGTGGCCTGGAACGGCGAGGCGTTGGTCGTGAGCATGGCATACCGCGTTCAAAACCTGCTGCCCAAAGAGACCGGAGCGCGCCCTGCGGGAGAGGCTCCAGAAGGAGCTGGACCAGGAAGAAATCGTCATCCGCGCCCAGGAAATCATCCCGCTTTGAGGGCGCGAGGAACGGTCGCAGGCGCCGATCGTTTGCTGTCCAAACCCAACCCGGAGGACACCATGGGATTCTTTACCAAGGACATCAAGTCACTGAACGACCTCTTCGTGCACACGCTGCGAGACATCTACTACGCCGAGCAGCAGATCGCGAAGAACCTCCCGGACATGATCGACAAGGCGAGCGACCAGACGCTGAAGAACGGCTTCGAGACCCATCTCTCGGAAACCAAGGACCAGATCACGCGGCTCGAGAAGGTATTCCAGATGCACGGCGTCGAGGCGAAGGGCGTCGACTGCCCGGCGATCGACGGCATCCTGAAGGAAGCGAGCGAAGTCGCGGGCGACGTGGACGACAAACAGGTCCTCGACGCCGCCCTCATCGCCGCCGCCCAGGCCGTGGAGCACTACGAAATCACGCGCTACGGCACCCTGATCGCCTGGGCGAAGAAGCTCGGCCGGGACGATTGCGCCTCCGTCCTGCAGCAGAACCTCGACGAGGAGAAGGCGACGGACCAGAAGCTCAACAAGCTCGCGCTGAGTGACGTGAACCAGAAGGCTGCCTGAGGCCTTCGCTCGCGCTACGTCGCGGACAACTCATTCGATCGAACGCCCCGCGCATTCGCGGGCCCGTTTTCACTTCCGCAGGCGCGGGCGCGATTATCCCATGTGAATCGCGGACCGACCCACGGCTTCGGTGGTTCGAGATCGATTAGGCTTGTCAGATTCTTCGGGTGTTGCCGGTGCGTATCCTCGTCGTTGAAGACGATCCCCTCATCGGCGAGTTCGTCGTCGAGTCCTTTGCGAGGAAGGCTTTGACGTGATCCATGCGGCGAACGGCGAGCAGGCGCTGTCCTGGTGCGGGCGCCAAGCTGCGGATGTGCTGGTCACGGACATAAAGCTGCCTGGCGGAATCGACCGCTGGGAGATCGCCGAGCGCCGCCGCGAGCAGCATCCTGGTCTGCCCGTCATCTATACGACGGGCTTTTCGCCCGTCACGCCCCGCCCGGTCCCCGGCAGCCTCACGCTGCAGAAGCCGTACCATCCGGAGCAGATCGTGGAAGCCCTAGCGAGGTGACGACCGGACGGACGCCGCCCAAGGCCTAGCTCTTGCGATTGGTGAAGCTGGCGTCGCCGGGTTCGGCGCCGATGGTCAGAACGCGGAGGAACCGAACGGGGTCTCACTTTCATGAGTGCTGCCGAGGGCGCCCTTGCGGGCCGCGGTCGCCGATTGTCGCGGACGGGAACCGCGAAACGGCGCGCGCGTTCCATTGCCATCATTGCGAGAGGAAAAGTCGATTATCAAAACCATGGACGACCTGCTGACCCACGGTCTGCAGGACATCTACTACGCCGAACAGCAGATCGTCAAAGCGCTGCCGAAGATGATCGACAAGGCTACCAACCGCGACCTCGTCACCGGCCTGAAGAACCATCTCGAGGAGACCAACAAGCAGGTGGGACGACTCGAAAAGGCCTTCGCCAAGCTCGGCAAGGAGCCCAGCGGCACCAAGTGCCCCGCCATCGACGGGATCATCAGTGAGGCCGACGAGACGGCCGGCGAGATCGAGGACAAGGCCGTTCTGGACGCAGCCATTGTCGCCAACGCGCAGGCCGTCGAGCACTACGAAATGTGCCGCTACGGCACGCTGATTGCCTGGGCCGAAGAGCTCGGCCACGACGAGATCGTGCGCTTCCTCACCACCAATCTGAACGAGGAAAAGGCGGCGAACACCAAGCTCAACACGGTCGCTCTGCGCAAGGGCGTCAACGCGAGAGCCTTCACCGCGGCCTGACGATTAGACCAGCATCAGAAGGGTCGGCTACGCGGCATGGCGGGCCGGCCCTTCTCGCGAGCAGCCGCCCGTCGGTCCGACCTCATCTTGCGTCGCACGTGCCAGCTCGCGACCGAGACCGCCAACCAGGCCAGCGAGGCGCCGACGAAAGCGCCGGCAATACTCCGTTCGACCAAGAGCCAGAACACCACAGCGAACGCGAACATGCTCACCGACCCCAAGGCGGCGCCGGCGGAATCGAGCGCGGCCGCCATCTGTCCCCGTCGCTCCCCGGAAAGGCCGGCTTCGCGCTTGCGACGGATTTCATGCTTTTCGATCAAGGTGGCGCTGGCGCAGAAGATTGCCGGCAGCGCGAGCAAGAGACCGCCGATCGAAGCGCCGTATCGGCTGCTGATGAGGCCCGTGAAAACCGTCGCGGCGCCGCCGAGCGCGAAACGAATGACGTACTCATACCAGCGTCCCTCCCGCAGTGACGAGGGCGAGACGCGGATGGGCGTGGTCATGTTTGACCTCCGGCTACGACCCACAAGCCGAAGGCCGCGGCGAGCCAGACAACGATCGACATCAGGCTCGCGGGCAGCGCCCTCACCCGCGCTCGAACGAGAAGCTGCCAGACAACCACGCTGTAGACGGCGAGCGCGACGGCGCCAGCCGTCATCGATCCCGTCTGGACGGCGGCATAGCCGGCGCCGTGCTGATAGATCGCGATCCCGAGCGTTGCGAGGGCAACGGATGGCGCGGCCCCGAACAAGCCGGCAAAGCTCTTCGGCCTCAGGACGTCGCCCAGCATCGCGAAGGCGGAGACGACCGCGCCGCCGATCAGAAAGCGGAGCACGTACTCGCTCACTTCGGCCTCCTCCAAAGCTTCGCAAGCGGCCCGGCGGCGCCATATACCGGATCCTTGCGTGGGACCGGCACCTTCGAAATTGTCTTCAACGCGCGCGGACGGTCCTCGACCGCCGTACATTCATCGTAAGTCCCCGTTGCCGGATAGGCGCCCACGACGAGAAAATCGTCCTCTGCCGACAAGCACTGGTGGCCGGTCCCCGCCGGCAGGATAGCGACATCGCCGGCTTTCAGAGTGTAGATCCGACCCTTGTTGCCGCCGAAACGTACCCGCCCCTTGCCACGCGCGATGCCGAGCACCTCGTGAATCCGGGAGTGATAGTGCACATAGTCATAGATACCGTCGCGCCAGCTATCGGCCCCGCCGTTCGCCTCGAAGAGATCTTCCATCACCGCAGCGGGGTCATTCTTCCCGTCAAGGTCGATCGCCTTTCGGTAGATGATCAGCGGCCATCTGGGATGATTGGGAATAAGACCGTCGTCCTTGAAGCGAACGGTCTCAGGCTTCCGCTCCCGCACAAGATCGGGGGCTCCTTTTTTTCCGGGACGGCGCAGGCCAGTCGCGCGCTCTGCATACTCCTTCAGGTCCTCAAGTATCGGCATGGCCGTTCTCCATCGATTCGTCGGCGGCATATCCGGTCCAGAGGCGAAGGATTCGCTCCAGCACGGCGCCGAACACGAATCCGGTTACGACGTCGCTTGCCCAGTGCGCCAGCACAGCTACGCGCGTGAGCGACAGGCCGATGGCGAGCGCGCGGATCGCCCGGCGAGTTCCAGGCGGCAAAGGTCCGACCGCGGACGCCAGCGCACCCATATGCTGCGCGTGCCCGGAGGGGAACGCGTTCTTGCGCTTCCCGGAGAACGAGATGCCGTGGACATGTCCGAGCACCGTTCTACGATCGGGGCGGGTCTGGTCGAACAGAGACTTCATGCCGTGGGGCAGAAGCGAAGCGGCGACGGTGACCAGTAAAGCGTGGTTGCCCGCCCGGCGTAGCGCCTCGCCTTGCGTCCGGGTCGCGAGCCAGCCCGCCGCTGCGAGCGCCAGCAGAATCTTCTCATCGGCTCCCCACGTAAGCCCACGTGCAATGATCTCCGCTCGATGATTGGTGCTGCGAGCCACCGTGCGGGCAATCCGCACGTCTGCTTTCGAGGGCTTGACGGTCGCAAGAGCCATTGCTTCGTCCGGTTGATCTACCGGAGTTTAACGCTGGAGACAGTTCCCGGTTCGCTTCGGAGCAACCATACTTTCAAGCCGTTGTTGAAAAAACGAATTGGCGGTCCGATGAAGAAGCGGATGGCGCGAAAATCCTTGCTGACATTGGCCGCCATGCTGGCGCTGGCTGTTCCTGATCGGAGGACAAGATTCCGGTGCGGTGCATGCGGATTCCGGCGCCATTACGGAGAGCGCCGCGGCGGCGGCCGGCGCCAGGGTCTAGCCGACCGATCCTCCGCTAAAGGTCGAACCCAAGTAATCCAGAACCCTTGTTCTCGTTCGCTCCCTACATCGGTCGCCGCGCTCCTCGCCTCGCTCTCCTACCTGACGCAGGTCCGGAAGGCATGGCCGCGCGGATCCACCGGCGACCTATCGCTCGGCATGCTGTCTGCGCTCACGGTGGGACTTGGGCTCTGGGTCATCTATGGAGCTATCGAGGGCGACTGGGTCATCGTGCTGGCCAATATCGCCGGCGCGACGCTGTCGGGCGTCGTCCTGGGCTGCAAAGTTCGGGATATGCTGGCCCAAAGCAGACCCTCCGCAGGAGGTTAGGCCACCAGGAACTCCTCCCGACTTTCAGCGATTTCTGATCCGAAGGAACGCTTGAGCACAGGTCGTAAAGCGGATCGCCGCAGTGACGGATGGAATCTCGCGACAGCGCTGGGACTGCTGGCCGTGGCGTTTCTGTGGGATCGCATCGCGCCGCCCGAAAAAGCGCCTAGAACGAAGGATGACGCTGCCTTCTCCACGAAGGAAGATAACGATCGGCATGCCTCGCCGGCCGAGCTTGCGACGGAGTCCGAGGCCGCGGACGCCACGCCACGTCGCCCGCGGAATTCCCGCGCGGGGATGAAAGGACATTCTCTGGCGGTCTACGGCAACATCGGCGAGCCCCGCGTTCTCGCGCTCGCCGCCGGCATGACCTACTACAGCCTTCTGGCGATCTTCCCCGCCATCGCCCCGCGCGTTGCAATCTACGGCATCTTCTCCGATCCCGGCAGCATCGCAACTCGCCCGGCTTTGGCGTGGACCCTACACTACCTCTGTCGCGGCCAAGCAACGGCCACCGCGCCGCGAGTTCCACGGCTTGCCTGTCACCCGCGAGGCCGTGAAGCAAGCATTGGCCCAATCCCGCGCGCCGTATCGAGAACGACTCCCGTCGACCTTCTGCGGAGAGATCCGCACGGCAGCCGTCCTTAAAGGTCCGTAGGACGCGAGGAACGATCAAATACTGCGCGAGTTCGTCATTAAATCAAAGAATCAAAGGAGGGTGTCGCGATGACGCGATCCGTGGAGGAGTTGAGACGTGAGTCCGAGCGCAGCCGCGCAGAGTTGGCGGCGACGGTGGGGCGATTGAGGGAGCAGATATCGGGCACCGCCGACGACATTCGCCAAAAAGTCTCGCCGCAGCACATCAAATCCGAAGTCACCGAATACATCGACCAAAAGACCCAGAGTTGGATCGACGGGCTCAAGCAACAGATCATGGACAACCCGATGCGCGCTGTGGCCGCGGGGGCCGCAGTCGGTGTCCCGCTGCTCCGCTTGATGCGAGGTACGCCGCTGCCGCTTCTCATGATTGGAGCCGGGCTGGCCCTGACGTCGAAGACAGTACGGGACCGCGCTGCAGAGGTCACCGGTCCGGTCATGGATAAAGCGGAGCGCATGCTTGGGGACGTAACGGAGGGCGCCCGAGCGATGCAGGGTGACGCCAGTGAGACGCTCTCCGCCGCCCAAAATCGAGCCGCGGGGCTGGCAGGTGACGCGCAGGGCAAGGCCGCTGGTCTCGCCTCTGATCTGCGGCAGGCTGCAGGTTTCGCAAGCGAAAAGTTCAAGAGCGGCATGGACGCAGCCCAGGATGCCGCTGCGAACGCACCTGACCAGGCCCGACAGACCATCGGCGACAATGCCGCGCTGATCGGAGGCTTGGGCATCGCGATCGGCGCCATCCTTGCTGCCGCTCTTCCCGAGACCAAGACTGAAGCCGAGGTGATGGGCCGGGCGAGTGACGGAGTGAAGCAGGCTGCGGCCGCCGCCGCGCAATCTGGATTCGAGGCGGCGAAAGAGGCGACCACATCCGCGGCAGATGCGGCGACGCAAAAAGTCGCCGAGGCCGATCTGGGCAGCCACACTAGCCGTATGACGCAAAACATGGCCGACACATTGAAAGAGGCTGCCGACGACGTGGTCAAAGCCGCCTTTAGTCCCTCTCAAACCAACACTTAAAGGATCACCATCATGAGCGATTTGGACCCGCACAACGTGACGCAGTTCGGGAAGAACCAGGGCAAGGGCACCGCCAAAGACATCAAGGAACAAATAAGTGATGCCGGAGCGGAAGTGAAACAGCGCGCTGGCGACGCCTTCCGGGCATCGGCCGACGCCGCACGCGACAAGTTCGGCGAGGCCGCGGATGCGGCAAAGGAGGTTGCGGAAGGAACCGTGGACCAGATCCAGAGCCAGGCGCGCGAGCAGCAACGTTCGGGCGCAGATTTCATCGAGCGTCTGGCAGGCAACATCCGCGACGCGGGCCGCGCGTTTGAGGCCGACGTGCCGTTCGCCGCGCGTGGCATCGATTCCGCCGCCGACTACGTCGCGGACGCCGCACAGAAGATCCGGGATGGAAGCTTCAAAGACCTCGTTGAAGGCGCGACCGATTTTGCCAAACGTCAACCCGCGGCCTTTCTCGGGATATCGGTGCTGGCAGGTTTCGCGGCCGTGCGCTTCCTCAAGGCGTCGGGAGGGCAGTCGTCCTCCGCGGCGCAGCGCGACATGACTGATAGAACAGCGTCGGAGGGCGGCTGGAAGCCGAGCGCGAGCTCGTTCTCGCCGGGCCAACAAACCCGGCCTCAGGACTCCATGCATCGCAGCTCCGATACGAAGCAAACCTCGTCGGCACAGGGCAGCACGGTACCATGAGCATCGAGCGCGATATCAAGACCAGCCAGAGCGAATTTAGGGCCATCTCGACGCTGCTCGGCGATGCCATGGCGCAGTTCGCCAAGCTCTTCCAGAACGAGATTGACTTGGCAAAAGCTGAGCTTGGCGACAAGCTGCAGAAGATCGGCGGGGCGCTGGGCCTGATTGTAGGTGGCGCCGTTCTGGTGATCCCGGCGATCGTCATGGCCCTTTTTGCCCTGTCGGCCGCATTGATCTCGGCGGGATGGTCGCCGCCGGTCTCCTATCTGACCTCGGCAGTCATCGCGGCGGTCATCGCCGCCGTCCTGATAGCCATCGGCATCAGCCGACTTGATGCGCGTCATCTAGCCCCCCAGGAAACGATCAGCCAGCTCGAAAAGGATAAGGATACCGTGAAGGAAATGGTGCGATGAGCAGCACAAACATCAGCTTTATGGACAGTTTGGTCACCGCCGCCCGGGAAAACCCCCTCGCCGCAGCGCTGATTGGGGGCGGCGCGCTCTGGTTGCTTGCCGGCGACCAGAGGCTGAAGAGTGCGGCGCGATCGGCGACGGAGGCCGTTGCATCCGCCGCCGACGTCGGAACGAGTGGTCTCAAGTCGGCGGCATCCGCCGTCAAGCAGACCGTAGCGCCTCCGACAGCACCTGAAATGGACGACGATCGGGCAATGGGCGTTAGAGACACGTTTGAGGGCACGACCACTGCCGCTTCCGATGCGGTGTCGGGAGCAGCCAACAACGTCCGCGACCGCTTCGACGAGGGGGTCGCCTTCGCACAGGACCAGTTCAACAAGCTTGGTCGCCCGTTTCCAGATAAAGAAACCATCAACAGCGCGAGGTCGTCACTTGCCGATATGCTTGAACGGCAACCCCTCGTGCTTGGAGTCGTGGGTATCGCGATCGGTGCAGCGGTGGCAGGTGCGTTTCGTGCGTCCGATATGGAGAACAAGTATATCGGCGACGTCAGCGACGATGTGAAGGCGGATCTCAATCGACGCGCGGGTGCGGTGTCGCAGGCGCTGCGGGAAGCTTCGGACACCGTCGTCGCAGAGATCAGCGACACCGGGGCTGAACTTGTGGACCGCCTCAAGCAAACTGGCTCGGATGCCGCCGCAGCTGCGCGTTCCGAGGTGAAGTCGCCTTCATGAGTTCATGAGTTATCGCGGGAGCGCGCCGGCGGCACGCTCCCCGCGACCTGATCGGGCAAGATACAAGCCTGGCTTTCTACTGTTCAAATCACGCGCCTTTGGCGCCCGGCGAAGAGACCATACACAAAGAGTACGATGATGGCGCCGACCACGGCACCGATGAGTCCAGCGCCTTCTCCGGGACGGTACCAGCCAAGAGCCTGACCGAGGTAGGTCGCAACGAAGGCGCCGACAATGCCGAGAATGGTCGTCAGGATGAACCCGGAGGGTTCGTTGTCGCCTGGCATGATGAATTTTGCGATGACTCCCGCGATAAAGCCGATGATAATCGTCCAGATAATGCTCATGGTCCGCTCCTTCGAATAAACAACGGCAACCGTTCAAGGGCCATCCGACAACTAAGAGGTTGGTATCCGCCCCTCGGGTGTGTACCTGTCGATGGCCTGCGGCAGTTCACGCGAGAGCCTTGCGAGGATTTCGTCGTGAGACAGCCCGGTCTCTTTCTCGAGCTTGTCCAACACGTCGGGCCCGATTGCTTCCCGCAGTTGCGGAGGCGAGATCTCCTTATTCGGCTCAGAGCTGACCCAAGACTTCGCCACGTCGCCATGGCCGTTTTGGTTGAATTTCTCCAAGAGCTCGCCGATTCCTCCCTGAAGCAGTCCTCCGACACCCGCTCCGCTCAGCATGCCAGTGAGGTTGCTGAGCAGGCCGCCAAGCGGCTGTTGGGCATTGGAGGGCGCGAGAGATCCGGATCCCGGGCCTTTGAGAAACTCCGCCAGCTTGTCTCGATTCTGGTAGCCGGCGATCGCCAGCATCCCGAGAAGTGCAGTCATGGACGGCATTCCGCGACTCATTTGCGGGTCCTTTCAGGTTGAGACAGCTCGAACTCGGAAAGCCCCAGCTCTGTTCCTATGCGCCGACACTCGAAGGGTCGCGCTGATCGCAAGGGCAGATAGGAGCAAGAAGGGCTCGGCTTGGACTCACGAATGACGAGTGCTTGCCTCAGGCAACCGCATGCCTGCGTTTATCAGAAGGTATCTGCGCAATCTTCGTGGGAACGTTTGGCAGAATGACGGGTTCGGCTAGGCGCTGCGCCCCTTCGAGGGGCCTGCTTCATAGGGCTGCCATGGCTAACGCGGATCGCTTCGAACCCTGGGAAGAGGAGCGTGTTCCCGCGGCGTCCGGCCCGGCCTCAACCCTCTTATCGCTGCAGGTCGGCGTCGCTATCGTAGCTGCGCTTTACCTCGCACGAGAGGTACTCGTCCCGATTACGGTCGCGGTTCTTCTGTCGTTCGTCCTGTCCCCTTTGGTGAACTTTCTTCGGCGGTTGCGGCTCGGTCGGATCCCGTCAGTGCTTATCGCCGTGCTTTTTGCGATCGGAATTATTGGCATCATCGGCACGATCATCGGCTCGCAAGTTGCACAATTGACGCGCCATGCTCCCGAATATGCGGAAACCATCGAAAAGAAGATTTCGACCGTGCGTGAGTTGGCGCTGGACAAGATGTCCGGCGTACTTGAGCATTTTGGATATGATGCGAAGCCTAGGCAACCTATCGTGCCGCCGTCGGCGCCCAAGATCGACCGGTCGGCCGGCGAGCAACAAACGCTCGGAAACCAGCCGACAAACCCATTAGCTCTGCTTGAGAAATACCTGTCTCCCGTCCTGTCACCATTTGCCACGTTCGGCATCATCGTGGTGGTCGCCATCTTCGTGCTACTGCAGAAGGAAGATCTGCGGGATCGTATGATCAGATTGTTCGGCTCGACGGATTTACATCGAACCACCGTGGCGATGGACGACGCTGCGAAGCGATTGAGCCGCTACTTCCTTGCCCAACTCGGGCTCAATTCCGCATTTGGTGTCGTCATCGGGGTAGGCCTCTATTTCATCGGCGTGCCCAACCCCCTTCTCTGGGGGATCCTTTCCGCGTTGCTCCGATTTGTGCCCTACATCGGATCATTCATCTCGGCGGGCCTGCCCATCATACTTGCAACGGCAGTTGACACGGGCTGGTCTATGGCGATCTGGACGGCTGCACTTTACGTCGTCATCGAACTGCTCGTGAGCCAAGGCGTTGAGCCCATCCTCTATGGCCATAGCACCGGTCTATCTCCGTTTGCGGTCGTGGTTTCGGCCATATTCTGGAGCTGGCTCTGGGGATCGGTCGGGCTTGTCCTTTCGATGCCACTGACACTGTGCCTGGTCGTTCTCGGCAGGCACGTGGACCGACTTGAATTTCTTGATATCCTGCTTGGCGACAGGCCCCCGCTGACGCCGGTCGAGAGCTTCTATCAACGTATCTTGGCAGGAGATGCCGATGAGGCCCAAGACCATGCAGAACTCCTGCTGGACGAGCGCTCCTTGTCCTCCTATTACGACGAGGTCGCGCTCAAGGGTTTGCAGCTTGCCGCCAACGACGCCGAGCGCGGTGTGATCGGTCATCGGCAATTGGAAAAAGTCAGGAATACGATTTTCGGCCTGATACGGGAGCTGGCGACCTATGATGATAGCCATCCGTCTCGGTCCGGAGAGCCGCCGGCTGGCACTCCGAAAGACCAGCGGCCCGTTGCGGAAGCGCCTCCGCCAGATACGATGTTGAACTCTCAATCGCTATCGGCGCAATGGCGGGGCGAGAGTCCGGTGTTGTGCCTTGCTGGCAAGGGCCCTCTCGATGAATCCGCAGCTGCGATGCTGGCGCAGCTCCTTGAGAAACACGGACTGGGAGCAAGGGTTGCGAGCTATCATGAAGCCTCGCGTGAAGGGATCGGCTCTTTGGAGGTGACGGGAGTCGCTATGGTCTGCATTTCTTACCTCGACATACGGGGCAATCCTTCGCATTTGCGCTACCTGCTTCAGCGCCTGAGACGAAGGCTTAGGGGTGTTCCCATCCTCGTCGGTTTATGGCCCGCAGAAGACGAGGTTCTCAAAGACAGAGCGGTGCAGACAGCGGTGGGTGCGGATCACTACGTCACATCGCTGCGAGCAGCCGTAGATGCGTGTGTAGCTGAAGCCCGCCGGGGATCCCGCCCAGCATCTTTGTCCTCAATGTAATCCTCAAAGCTACCCGGCTCGACGAGCTGCGCCACCTGCTCATTCACGAACCTTGTGCCGCACCTACCGTGTCCGCGACTCGGGCCCCGCGCGCGCCGATGCGGTCTGGGGGACCCGTGGTGGTGTCGCGGGCGGTCTGATGCTCCATCTCGGCGTCGATCTCGGCGCCTAGGAGAACAACGATGGCTGAGATCCATAGCCAAGTCATGAAGCCGACGATTGCCCCAAGCGATCCGTACGTCTCGTTGAACTTGCCAAAGCTGGCGGCGTACCAGGAAAACAAGCCGGATACGGCGAGCCAAAGGAGCGCCGCGATCGCGCTGCCCCACGTGACCCAGCGCCATTGCGCTGCCTCTCGGCTGGGGCCATAGCGGTAAATCACGGCCAGGGCCAACGTGAGTACCACGAACATCGCAGGCCATCTGCCGATGCGCAGCAGTAGGTCACCGCTATTGGACAAACCTACATAGTTGAGGAGCACCGGAACAGCGACGATAGAGCCGAGAGCCGCTATGATGAATAAGATGCCTCCGAGCGTAAACGCCAGTGAAACAGCGTTCAGCTTGAAGAACCCACGCTTCTCGTCCTCCCCATGGACGATGTTCATGGTGTCGAACAGCGACTTCATGGCGGCATTCGCACTCCAGAGAGACGTTGCTAGTCCAATCAGGAAGGTGACGCCGAGCGTGTTGGAGCCCTTGGAAGCCACCCGGGTCATCTGCTCTCTCGCAACATCCAACGCTCCACCCGGCAAGAATCCACCAAGCTGATCGAGGTGTTTGCTGATGGTCATGGGATCAGAGAAGAGCCCGTAAAC includes the following:
- a CDS encoding YihY/virulence factor BrkB family protein, whose product is MRDILTKSGEQEQLGKWGLATAIGLLAVAFVVERMAPPEDAAQLSRRSPAPPARADARVGEDGRGRHAASPSEIPAKGWKDILLRVYNNISEHRIMALAAGMTYYSILAIFPAIAALVAVYGLFSDPMTISKHLDQLGGFLPGGALDVAREQMTRVASKGSNTLGVTFLIGLATSLWSANAAMKSLFDTMNIVHGEDEKRGFFKLNAVSLAFTLGGILFIIAALGSIVAVPVLLNYVGLSNSGDLLLRIGRWPAMFVVLTLALAVIYRYGPSREAAQWRWVTWGSAIAALLWLAVSGLFSWYAASFGKFNETYGSLGAIVGFMTWLWISAIVVLLGAEIDAEMEHQTARDTTTGPPDRIGARGARVADTVGAAQGS